One window of Parus major isolate Abel chromosome 12, Parus_major1.1, whole genome shotgun sequence genomic DNA carries:
- the HESX1 gene encoding homeobox expressed in ES cells 1, with amino-acid sequence MLTEGEGMAGPSLCSAATAASPDLHRVPSFAESKTTQCSFSIESILGLEQKKDDIPAGKPHRPWMDACTSVVLGDDSNPHLQIPVVCYENPLFHARSGPVQEEKVLKCEKYFSVTERLSFKRELSWYRGRRPRTAFTRNQIEVLENVFKMNSYPGIDIREELARKLDLDEDRIQIWFQNRRAKLKRSHRESQFLMVKNTFTSSLLE; translated from the exons ATGCTGACTGAGGGCGAAGGCATGGCTGGTCCCTCGCTGTGTTCTGCCGCCACCGCGGCCTCCCCGGATCTGCACAGGGTGCCCAGCTTTGCAGAGAGTAAAACCACACAGTGCTCCTTTTCAATTGAGAGTATATTGGGACTGGAGCAGAAAAAAGATGACATTCCAGCTGGGAAACCTCACAGACCCTGGATGGATGCATGCACCAGTGTGG TTTTAGGTGATGACAGTAATCCCCATCTGCAAATCCCTGTTGTTTGCTATGAGAATCCATTATTTCATGCTAGAAGTGGTCCAGTGCAAGAGGAGAAAgttttgaaatgtgaaaaatatttttcagtaactgAAAGGCTGTCCTTCAAACGAGAATTGAGCTGGTACAGAGGTAGAAGACCAAGGACTGCATTCACTAGAAACCAG ATTGAAGtcttggaaaatgtttttaaaatgaactcCTACCCCGGCATTGATATTAGAGAAGAGTTAGCTCGCAAATTAGATTTAGATGAAGACAGGATCCAG ATCTGGTTCCAGAACCGTCGTGCAAAACTGAAAAGATCACACAGAGAATCTCAGTTTCTAATGGTGAAAAATACTTTCACCTCCAGCCTGCTAGAGTAG
- the APPL1 gene encoding DCC-interacting protein 13-alpha has product MPGIDKLPIEETLEDSPQTRSLLGVFEEDAAAISNYINQLFQAMHRIYDAQNELSAATHLTSKLLKEYEKQRFPLGGDDEVMTSTLQQFAKVIDELSSCHAVLSTQLADAMMFPITQFKERDLKEILTLKEVFQIASNDHDAAITRYSRLSKRKENEKIKAEVTEDVYTSRKKQHQTMMHYFCALNTLQYKKKISLLEPLLGYMQAQISFFKMGSENLTEQLEEFLTNIGTSVQNVRREMDCEVENMQQTIEDLEVASDPLYLPDPDPIKFPAHRNLTRKAGYLNARNKTGLVSSSWERQFYFTQGGNLMSQARGDVAGGLVMDIDNCSVMAVDCEDRRYCFQITSFDGKKSSILQAESKKDYEEWICTINNISKQIYLSENPEEIAARVNQSALEAVTPSPSFQQRHESMRPAVQSRPPAVRTSSTGSLGSDSAALSALSLDSLVAPDTPIQFDIISPVSEDLPGQAKSSGQSGRRTNPFGESGGSKPETEDSILHQLFIVRFLGSMEVKSDESPDVVYETMRQILAARAIHNVFRMTESHLLVTCDCLKLIDPQTQVTRLRFPLPNVVLYATHQENKRLFGFVLRTSGGRVESYQTSICYIFESNNEGEKICDSVGLAKQIAFHAELDRKASEKQKEIDRVKEKQQKELNKQKQIEKDLEEQSRLIAASSRSNQSSTEGQFVVLSSSQSEDSDLGEDGKKKRESEA; this is encoded by the exons ATGCCCGGCATTGACAAACTGCCCATCGAGGAGACGCTGGAGGACAGCCCGCAG ACCCGCTCTTTGCTGGGAGTATTTGAAGAAGATGCTGCTGCAATATCCAATTACATCAATCAGTTGTTTCAAGCCATGCACAGAATATATGATGCCCAG aatgAATTAAGTGCAGCAACTCATCTAACTTCAAAGCTTCTGAAGGAATATGAGAAACAG cgTTTTCCGCTTGGGGGAGATGATGAAGTCATGACTTCAACTCTGCAGCAATTTGCAAAAGTGATTGATGAG ctCAGCTCTTGCCATGCAGTACTTTCAACTCAGCTTGCAGATGCAATGATGTTTCCTATTACCCAGTTTAAAGAAAGGGATCTAAAAG agataTTAACTCTAAAAGAAGTTTTCCAAATTGCAAGTAATG ACCATGATGCTGCCATTACCAGATACAGCCGGTTgtcaaaaagaaaggaaaatgaaaag ATCAAGGCTGAAGTTACAGAAGATGTATATACTTCAAGGAAAAAACAGCATCAGACTATGATGCATTATTTCTGTGCATTAAATACTCTCcagtacaaaaagaaaatttctcttctAGAACCCTTGCTAGGATACATGCAAGCTCAG ataagcttttttaaaatgggTTCAGAAAATCTTACTGAGCAACTGGAAGAATTTTTGACCAATATTGGCACAAGTGTACAGAA TGTTCGCAGGGAAATGGATTGTGAAGTAGAAAACATGCAACAAACTATAGAGGATTTGGAAGTAGCCAGTGATCCACTGTATTTGCCTGATCCTGATCCTATTAAATTTCCTGCTCATAGGAATCTAACACGGAAAGCTGGCTATCTCAATGCAAGAAA tAAGACAGGGCTGGTGTCTTCCAGTTGGGAGAGGCAGTTTTACTTCACTCAAGGTGGAAATCTGATGAGCCAGGCAAGAGGTGATGTGGCTGGGGGACTTGTCATGGACATAGACAATTGTTCTGTGATGGCTGTGGACTGTGAGGACAGACGGTACTGTTTTCAGATAACATCTTTTGATGGCAAAAA GTCTTCAATCTTACAGgcagaaagtaaaaaagatTATGAAGAG tGGATATGCACCATAAACAACATATCTAAGCAGATATATCTAAGTGAAAACCCAGAG gaaattGCTGCCCGTGTGAATCAGTCAGCTCTGGAGGCTGTcactccttctccttcctttcagcAGAGGCACGAGAGCATGAGGCCAGCTGT ACAATCTCGTCCTCCTGCAGTTCGTACCAGCAGCACAGGGTCACTGGGATCTGACTCAGCAGCTCTCTCAGCACTTTCCTTGGATTCCCTTGTTGCCCCTGACACTCCGATCCAATTTGACATAATATCTCCAGTCAGTGAAGATCTGCCTGGCCAAGCAAAATCATCAGGGCAATCGGGCAG aCGCACAAATCCTTTTGGTGAATCTGGAGGCTCGAAACCTGAAACAGaag attCAATTCTTCATCAGTTATTTATTGTAAGATTTCTTGGCTCTATGGAAGTGAAGTCTGATGAAAGCCCAGATGTTGTTTATGAAACAATGCGTCAAATACTCGCAGCTCGTGCCATCCATAACGTTTTCAGGATGACAGAATCACACTTGTTAGTCACTTGTGACTGTTTAAA gTTAATTGATCCACAGACACAAGTTACAAGACTACGA TTTCCTTTGCCCAATGTAGTGCTGTATGCTACACACCAGGAGAACAAGCGCCTCTTTGGATTTGTGCTTAGAACCTCAGGAGGGAGAGTGGAGAGCTACCAGACTTCCATCTGCTATATATTTGAATCAAATAATGAAGGGGAAAAG ATTTGTGACTCTGTTGGACTGGCCAAACAGATAGCTTTTCATGCAGAACTG GATCGAAAAgcctcagaaaagcaaaaagaaatagaCAGAGtcaaagagaaacagcaaaaagaactgaataaacaaaagcaaattgaGAAG GACTTGGAGGAGCAGAGCCGGTTGATAGCAGCTTCCAGCAGATCcaaccagagcagcacagaaggaCAGTTTGTAGTCCTTAGCAGCAGCCAGTCAGAAGACAGTGATTTAGGAGAAGATGGAAAGAAGAAGAGAGAATCTGAAGCCTAA